The stretch of DNA AGTGTCATTGAAAAGCGGGGTGTCCTGCGGAACCACGCCGATGTGTCTGCGCAAGTTGTCCAGGTCAACGTCTCTGATGTCCTGGCCATCGATTAAAATTCTTCCGCTCGTGACGTCGTAGAACCGAAACACCAATCTGAGAATTGTTGATTTTCCGCTTCCAGACGGACCAACAATGGCCACCTTCTGGCCCGCGGGAATCGTGAAcgagcagtttttcaaaattggccGGTCTGGATGGTAGCCAAAGGTgacattttcaaatttgatTTCTCCTCCCTTGAGCTCCAACGGAGGAGCGTTGGGCTTGGACTTAATTTTCACGTCCACCTTCTGAAGATTGAACAGCGACTCCATGTCAAGCAGCGACTGTTTCAGCTCGCGATACACGGATCCTAGAAAATTGAGCGGCACGGACAGCTGGAACACGAGCTGGTTGATCAGCACCAGGTCACCAACGGTCAAGGAGCCCGCAGCCACACCTTGACAGGCCATGTACATCATTGCGGTCAGCGCGGTCGTGAAAATGAGATTCTGGCCGGAGTTCAAAAACGCCAGCGACGTGGCCACCTTGACCGACGCGTTTTTGTAGTTGTTGAGCGCAGAGTCGTACTTCTGCGACTGGAAGCcctcgttgttgaaatatttgacCGACTCGTAGTTGATCAGCGAGTCGAGAGCCACGCTGGCAGCCTTCTGATCGGCCTTGTTAGCCTGTCTGCGGAACCCGGTTCGCCACGCGGTGGTTCTTATGGTGAAAATCGAGTACGCCAGCATGGTCATCAGCGTGACGGCAGCAAACGAGGCGCCGTAGTTGTATGTGAGGATACCGCAAACAACGGAGATCTCAAACGTGATTGGCAAAATGTGGAACACCATCGCCGTGAGCACGTACGAGATGCCTTTGGTTCCTCTGTCGATGGCTCGTGTGAGGCCGCCTGTCTGTCTTGCAAGATGGAAATTGAGGTCCAGGTTGAGCAGATGGACAAACGTGTTGTGCGCCACCTTCATGATGGCGTTCTGGGCGACTCTGGCAAAAATGGCATTTCTGAGCT from Ogataea parapolymorpha DL-1 chromosome VI, whole genome shotgun sequence encodes:
- a CDS encoding Iron-sulfur clusters transporter ATM1, mitochondrial is translated as MLLNTGLCVRHASRPQLWRSARLALFSKRPLALVAASARPQSPIRDVRATPLQWHSVKWFHLSRTSLQEKKPSPAVLKEERHSQIRILKDLLSYIWPRNNPWAKFRVVVALGMLIAAKVLNVQVPFFFKSIIDSMNIDWVSQAGLLTTSIGAIILAYGVTRFGAVLFGELRNAIFARVAQNAIMKVAHNTFVHLLNLDLNFHLARQTGGLTRAIDRGTKGISYVLTAMVFHILPITFEISVVCGILTYNYGASFAAVTLMTMLAYSIFTIRTTAWRTGFRRQANKADQKAASVALDSLINYESVKYFNNEGFQSQKYDSALNNYKNASVKVATSLAFLNSGQNLIFTTALTAMMYMACQGVAAGSLTVGDLVLINQLVFQLSVPLNFLGSVYRELKQSLLDMESLFNLQKVDVKIKSKPNAPPLELKGGEIKFENVTFGYHPDRPILKNCSFTIPAGQKVAIVGPSGSGKSTILRLVFRFYDVTSGRILIDGQDIRDVDLDNLRRHIGVVPQDTPLFNDTILENLRYGNLAATDEEVDAVIKKVKLDTLVHDMPDGVRTIVGERGMMISGGEKQRLAIGRLLLKDAPITFFDEATSALDTHTEQALLKTIRTVFKESNKTNVSIAHRLRTIADADKIIVLRNGEVLEEGTHYELLGRKQSLYKELWNIQENLNLEEELAEEDKKEEAKIEGKA